A region of the Anguilla anguilla isolate fAngAng1 chromosome 16, fAngAng1.pri, whole genome shotgun sequence genome:
TGCAGACAAGTGGCAGTATGATTGTAAATCTGAATGGGTTCACAGAAGAGCACTTCACAACTGCATTTTGAAACCAATCTCGGCCTCAGTTTATTGCAAGATTAATGCTTTCATTGGTGCCTTTTAAGAGGCGTGAACATGGAATGAGTCTAATTTATATAAACGGTCCCcgtgtgagagggtgggggtggaagtAAAGCTGCTTCCACACTAATGTGCTGCATTGGAAGTTTGGGAGTGACCCGAGAAGCTGTTTAAGTGCTGGGGGAGGCCGGTGATCGAGGGCAGAGGTTCTCTGCCCATGGTGTGAAATCGCAGCAGTGCGCTGACAGGGTGGCAGGCCGCTAATGATTGGCTGCCAGGAACCGGAGAGAAAGCCTTCGCATTTCCCCTAAGCGTTCGGCTTCTTCAGATTTGCACCAATCCTGacgctctccctctgtctgcctctgACTGCACGTACAGCTATTCAGTGAGAAGATCAGCGGTGCTGAGGGGACGAAGCTTGATGAAGACTTCCTGGAGATGGAGAGggtaagggggtggggttgtaGGGGTTTAGGTGTTTAGGAGTGGGGGGAGGCCAGGTGCCCTCTCATGAGAAATTTTGGTTTCCTTTGACCCACTTGGTTTGAGCTCTGTCTCTTTGCTTTCTGCTAGTGATGATGACAAATGTGTTTGCGTGCACATATTTTGCTaacagcttttttccccctagaAAATAGACGTCACCAACAAATCTGTTTTTGAACTGTTGTCCAAAACAACAGAGTACCTTCAGCCAAACCCTGGTAAGACATTCTTCTGATTCTTCTCACAGAAATGTCtgtattacagtacattgcgttttacagaataataaaaactttTAATTCATGGCTTTTTGATCTGTGCTGTACTTCCTGCTGTTATTGGCATTGTGTTCTGTCTATGATTGGCTGGCAGCGTACAGGGCCAGACTGGGCATGCTCAGCACGGTGTGTAAGATCCGAGGACAGGTGAAGACCACGGGGTACCCCCAGCCCGAGGGGCTCCTGGGAGACTGCATGCAGCGCTACGGGCGTGAGCTGGGGCCGGAGTCTGCTTTCGgtgagctgggagtgtgtgtgtggtgtagaaaGTTTCTCTAATGCAGGGCTGCCCAAGGGTGTGACAGTTTGGCCTGACCAACCACAGAGGTGTAAAATAATGAGagaaattgttaaaaaaaaaaaaataataaaataaataaataaaaaatatatatattgactAAGATTTTGtgtgtaaacacaaaaatacctGCATATAGGAATAAtatattggttttattttaaatatggctGTCCATAACATTATCTTTGATGGCCAAGTTGAACCATAGGTTGTTGTCAAATTGTGCCTGCTGGAGTCGTCCTGCAGGAGGCACTGCAGAGGAAGTGTGTGCACTCGGAGGTGATGAACATGTCACTGTACCATTGCTTTAAGCCTTAGGGTTAATAAAGTGTGCCAGTGCAGGTGAGGGCTGTCCTAAGAGGTGCTAGGTCCCCCTGTCAGTGAATCTGGGAGCCTGTGGTGATGAGATGGTGGTTATTTGTGCccctgtagggggcgctctAGCCGATATCGGCGAGGCCATGAAGCAGATGGCGGATGTGAAAGACTCGCTGGACATCAACGTGAAACACAACTTCATCGACCCTCTGCAGACCCTGCAGGAGAAGGACCTGAAGGAGATCGGGGTGGGAAACAACACACCCCAAAGCACAAATTACAGCAGAGACACGCCAAAATcagggcacagagcacagcagagacaCGCCAAAATcagggcacagagcacagcagagacaCCCAGAAATcagggcacagagcacagcagagacaCGCCAAAATcagggcacagagcacagcagagacaCGCCAAAATcagggcacagagcacagcagagacaCCCAGAAATCAGGGCACCACAGTAGAGTGTAATGAAAGTTCTGGCAGTAGAATAATGTTTGTGTTCTCTAATTCTTTAATGTCTTTCTATCAGATTTAGCTTGGGTGCTGTGTAATGAATACGTATGCAAATTCAATTAGCCGATTATTGCCGGAGATTTGCTGTACGCGCTCTGGGCTGTTTGCCCGCTGGCCGGTCCGTGTTCCTCTGTTTATTAAACAGGCCGCCGTTACCCCAGCAGCGGAGACggagcagctgcaggcctgACTGCCTGTGACATACGAGCCGTTCGGTGGAGCCAGGGGGGAAAACGCAGTTAACACGAGCGTCAGGCCTTCACCTGACCTCAGCTACACAGAGCTGTGTGCACAGTCGCACTTCTCATTTTAATGATCTCATCGATCATTTCAGTGGCACCCGGCCACACTTGTGCCCCACAAATCAATTGGCGGTGATTGGTGGGAGCTACAGAGGagaggagtgttttttttttttttttgggcaggatattgcattcatttagcagggGGCTCTTATGCAGACCCACTTGGGGGGAAATACAATGCATGAAAACCTAAGTTCATCCACTTGAGTTATATGAGCACCAGAGACAGACCTGGCTGAAACTCTGAAAACCAGACTGTTATCATGCAAAATCACGAAGGGACTAAACGCTCTGCTGATAGAACTTGCTCTCCCTGGGCAGTGAATGATGATACTTAGAGGAGAGTAAGGCGGAGGAGTGGCTGAAGACAGGCTACCGGTTCTTGGTAGGAAGTTTGCGCTTTAATAGCAGTAATGTGAGGAATAGTTATGGCAGCCGGGTATGATCGGCCGTGTGTCTGTCCGTGGCTCCACAGCACCACCTTAAGAAGCTGGAGGGCCGCAGGCTGGACTGCGATTACAAGAAGAGGCGGCAGGGCCGGGTTCCAGAAGAGGAGATCCGACAGGCCGTGGAGAAGTTTGAGGAAAGCAAGGAGCTGGCTGAGAGAAGCATGTTCAACTTCTTAGAGAGTGACGTGAGTAGAATGAGATCGGTGGGCGCTGTGCATCAGTGGTGGTTGAGGGGAGGTCCCCCCTCATCCCTGTGAAGCGCTTTGTGTTTGAGAAAATTGCTATTTAAATGCAAGCCATTATTCTtaaaggtttgattcccagatggaGCACTACCATTATACCTGAGCAGGATACTGGAGCTGTGCTACTTGTAAATATTAGGTCTGCGTACCAACATAAATTTAAGTTCCAAGAAATATGTCTTTCAATAAAGGTTGAAGATACTGCGTGCCTTCATTTACTTTATCAGGTTGATCTCATAGTCTCTGCTTTAATCAAAAGCATGGTATGTTGCACTGAAACTTAACTGATACTGATGTAACATTAAGTTTAATTTACTTGTGTCCTTTATATAGAGAGATTTATCCCTTAAAGACAGGTTGAGATGCTTCAGCGGCCCTCCTGATACTAGGTCACTTCCCAGGTTGCTGTTGCGCAGTCACTGACTCTGGTTTGATTGGTTGTGCAGGTGGAGCAGGTGAGCCAGTTGGCTGCATTGATGGACGCTGCCCTGGAGTTTCACCGACAGTCCCTGGAAATACTGGAAGATCTGAACAGCAAACTGCACAACAGGTACCCACAaagcgcacacatgcacactaataCACACTGTGCACGTATTTGCATGCAGATAAGACGCATGCAGCGAAACACtgcacatcagcacacacactgcatgaacatccatacacacacaaacacaaacacaaacacacacacacacacacacacacagagtatgaaaacccacacacatgcaaacatcgTTCTCATGACCTTGTTGTGTGTTGCAGGATAACTGCAGCGAGCACCAGGCCTAAGAGAGAGTTCAGGCCCAAGTCTATAATGAACAGCTTCGAGTCCGATACCACACAGCCCAACGGGATAACGCACACACCATCTGTCAAATCTACAGGTACAATCATACACCATCTGTCAAATCTACAGGTACAATCATACACCAGCTATCAAATCTACAggtactgtcacacacaccatctctcaCATCTACAGGTACAGTCACACACCCTCTGTCAAGTCTACAGGTATAGTCACACACCTCTCAATTCGACAGGTACCATCATGCACGCCATTTCTGAAATCTACACATACTGTCTCACAAATCTACAGGTACAGTCACAGTCTCTCAAATCTACAggtactgtcacacacaccttctctcaAATCTACAGGAACTGTTACACACTCCTTCTCTCAAATCTACaggtacagtcacacacaccgtCTGTCAAATCTAAGATTACCATGGATCACCCTTCTCTTTTTGTGTTTCCTGTCTGAAAACGTGACTTTGTATTATGTTAATGTGTTCATCACTCATTGCAGATCATGCCCAGATCATCCAAAGCTCAGCAAATGGGAAAGGTGGGTGTCTCAGTGTTAAGCTCACATCCATTTCACAGCCTGGACTCAGTCCTCACACTTCAGAGTTTGTCAAATTTCAATGGAAGTACTGTACCGTTGGTTGTGACCCTCttgcaaaaaaagttttataataATGCATGTGGTTAAGGAGGGACTGAGAAAAGTAATAGATCagtaaatataatacaaaatggTGGCCAATCGAAGATGGTGCTGACATATTTATGTTCCTAATGAGGGCTTTTGTCATTGTAGCAatcttttttgtgaattttaaaatatttttggctggaccgcaacagcggggccaacCCTACAaacgtctgtgactgactgactgactgagtgagtgataaagttacaccgcgcatgtctgtgacgtcggccggttcggtccagccatatactaggttttaacctggtcttgtttaataTTTGGATGTCAGTGCTTGAATTGGGCTAAAACTTTTGATGTAACTGGTAATACACATCAAGCTTCATAACTTTGTCAAACGGTTTTggaattattagcattttttggATAAGCAAATTCATTGGATTGTCATTCAGCCATTTCTGACACAACCACTTGGACTAATACCTATATAATGGTGTCTGAGTGAAGTAAAAGACGAAAAGGGTGCGATTAATGTTCTTGTAAGTTCATTCCAGCTGTGGCTAGACCCACTTGTGCTAGTTCTGCGGTGGCTTTGTTCGAGCCAATCAGCGTCATCTTCCGTTCCCTTTAAAATCACCTGCATTTGCCCCTTGGCGGATTGTATGGAAATCTGgtcactttaatttaaaaaaagtaaagaacAAAGAATATGGTTAAAATAGTTCAAATGGTGAAATTTGAAttaatctttgttttttaaattgcatagagaaaaaaaaaaaaattaattcaatgcATTGGAATCCCCGGACACCATAATTGAAAAAAGTTGCAATGCATTAAGGTGATTTAAAATGTCCAAATAAATAGAGTGTTCCCTGGACAAAGTTTTTGGCTTTTGAGGACTGTATGTAATGGTCCACCTGACTTATGCAAACATCTGAAGCGCGTCCTCAGTGTTCTGGACCTTTTTATTTGACTACAgtgcgtgtttttgtgagttttcCATTGAGTATCTATTCACGCACTATATACATGTCATCAGACATGTCTTTAACAGATAGCCATGGTCCCAAAATTGGCTATTGGCCAATTTTATTTGTCACTACTGCAATTGTCTAATTTggatcatgttttatttttattgcgtATTTTTGATATACacaataatatttcacatttcaatcTTGATATCATTATGCCTGCTTGTGCGTGCCCCTGTGTGTAACAGATAGGCGGATGCACAACGCACATacacccgcctatgtaggcaCATTACTATCTTAATATTGCAACCTTAAAATAGCAATGCAAcatgacttaagaccaggttttggTTAGTCATAACACAAACGCTTTCGGCTGCATCAAAATAGCAATATGCAGACAGTTACCATGACCACACCTCACTTTAAGACCAACCCGCCCACGGGGGCGCAAGGTCTTTTGCTGTTTTAATCTGATTTCACAGACTAACCAGTTTCGTTTGGTAATTTGAGAATGTGGCCAGTTAAGCCATTTGTCCTCacttctcccttcccctcccctcccctcccctcttccatGTTGTCCAGCAGAACCCCTCACCTCCATATCTTTGTCATGGCCAGAGGGCCCAGACAAGAACACTGAGTCAAACCCTGCTCCAGAGTCCTGGCCCTTCAGCTTCACATATCCCCTAATCTATATATCACCTGTTCTAATGTGTTTGGAGCTGTCCATTGGCCCAGGCTTGGTTGTTGACCAGATTTATGGTCAGTCTCAGGCCAAGATATAGGCCTGTAATCAATGAACGTGATCATTTAGAGCATAACGTCCCTCAGCAGCTCCCTGATTTCCGGTGTACATGTGTCtattttttgttacattatttctttatataaatgtaatctaGTGGAAGGGAAGCTATTCTTTACCCCTGGAGGAGTGCAGTGGTGTTTAAGCTGTGGGCTGAATCCCTTGAGCCGTCTGCTGTTTCCCTGCAGGTTTGGAGGCGCAAATGGACCAGCCCTGCTGTCGGTCGCTCTACGATTTCGAACCCGAGAATGAGGGGGAGCTGGGCTTCAAGGAGGGGGACATAATCATCCTCACCAGCCGAATGGATGACAACTGGTATGAAGGCATGATCAACGGGGAATCTGGCTTCTTCCCCGTCAGCTACGTGGAAGTGATCGTACCTCTGCCTCAGTGAGCCAGTGTAGAgtgacacactcactctctctctcacacacactcatactctcacactcacacatcctACAGCTCAAACGCCCCGAGACATTTCCTTTGCGTCCTCCCTGCACATCGACAGGTACCTTTTGGACGACCTTAAGCGTAATCGCCGTTTGAaatctcttcattttaaaatggggaATTGCACTAAAATGGGGAAAAGATGGTATCCTCTATGCGGAAAGGCTGAAGACTTGCCCGCTGCATAGTATTAAGTGTTtcagaaacaattatttttaactgtggAAGTACTAATTGCAGTTCTCTGAATTTCTTGAGTCTGCTCTGCCTCTCTGaatgtgttcactgtgtgaatcTGTTCTGAGTGAGTCACAGAGACTTTTACAGACTCTGTGTTACAGATGGTTAGACCTTATCACCTTTCTCTTTCAAGTGCTTTCTGGTGCCATATTGTTTCACTGAAGCTTTAGAATTCACTCCGGTGGATTGCACTTTCTTCCCCAGAAGTCTCACTTTGGTTTCAGTGCTTCAGGGGGAAAATCAGTCGGCTGCTTAGCAGATGTACAGATCAGTGTGGAATTGAGTGTACCTGGTAAATGTACTGCATTGGGTAGGAAAGTATAGCCTGCAGTATAATCACAGTGTGCTGGGTTGAAACACAGATGCTAATGAGGTGTAGCTTGCCGTCTTGTCCTCGGTGCCGTCCTCCTGTGCTTAATGATGGCATGCTGCCGTCCTGTGAAATGTCTTTGTGATCCATTGTGTTTAATGGACAAACATTACCTCTTCTTTCAGGCTGAACTTTGAATGTACGTCTTTTGAAAGCGCCAGGAAAGACCACTAATAGGAACTACAGCCCTTAAAGTTGTATACAATTGCTTTGATTATTTATGCTTTACCAATATgtaagttacatttatttttgcgtAATGATTATActgtctctctgtttatctTTAAACAGTGTTATAAGGACGCGTCCTGTTTCATGTGAGGAAGGACTGGGTGTCATTGGGCACAAAAGTTGCATTTGTACACATATTCCTTCAATTGCTTGATCAATTAAGCAAAAATTGATCATCGGCAACAATAAATAAGTTGAAATGGATcaactgcattttaatgaatgatgGTATTTTAATAGttctaattaaatattttaagaatgaaaatatttatgatggCGTTACATATTTTAGACTTCATTCTGTGAGTGAAAATATTAGGGACATTGTATCAGGGTGAAACATTTGTATTACTGAGTTAAAGAAAGCACAGATCTTTTGTCTGATAAAAGACAATTTGATTACAAATGGAAGAATGAATGCTCTTTGAATGTGGTGAACACAGGGGGTGTGTCAGTCCAAATGTATAATTTGatgtaatgtgtaatatttatgaaatattaccTTGACCTTGGTTCTCCAAGAGCGCATAGCCACCTGTTGATTTCTGATGAAATTTCAGGAGCTTTGACAGAACTCTGCAGTTGCTGTATGCTTGTAAGAGGATAAATCAGCGGGAATCCAAATTCTACACTTCTTTGTCTGTGAATGCTGAGGTGCACCAAACGTATTTCTGTGCTGAAAATATTCCAGGCTTTGTACTCAACTCTCTTGTTCTAATGTGTTTCTTTTCCCACAAACTGAtttgatggggaaaaaaagtacaatatttaaaaccattttagaGATGTTGTAACTGAGTATTTGAATGACTATATTGAGTAAATAAATGACAAGAAACTTCTGGCcatactctctctttcttggtttcatgtgtgatgtcataagtCCTCAGAAGCTCCAAGATCAGTCTAATGTCAGCTGAGCACAGAAGATGTGCAcactttactggcatttagcagatgctgtaaCCCAGAGCTGCTTACAATGCACACGTAAATTTGAAGATCTGGGATCGATGTGCAGTAATTCCCTagtaggggggaaaaaaaaaaaataataataataaactttatttatatagcacctttcatatcataaaatgcaGATCAAAGTGCTTTTACAAGAGAAACAATAGAAATCAGTACCACAGGTATTAAGATaagaaaaatagtaataaaataaattgataatgataatagcAGAAATGaagcaagttaaaaaaaataatactaataataaagaaaaaaaataatactaataaaaataaagataaaattaataaaataaaataatagcaataaaataaattgataacgatataaaaagcataaaacaggtataagaaatataaaataacaatggtgttaaaataaaaaggtgaaaTTAATATATGTAATCCCAAAAGAAACACCAAGTGCCAGACGTGCAGACTTGATCAAGAACTTGAACTAACATTGAACTACAATAAATGACCAAGAGCAAGGAACCAAAGGGCTCTGTGCTAAATCCTTGAATGTTTGCTGTTCTTAATGTGTCCACCAGATGGCACCATGATCCTAGATTTGATGACCATGTGTAGAGCAATTTcattctgaaatgaatgaatgaaggaaaCTGAATGAAATTGTCCTCTGTTAAATTAAATGGTTTGTATGGTAAAATGTTCTCTCTgcaaggaaatattttaaatcgtCACAGTGAAGCTTTATTATGTTACAACATCTCATTATTGATCTGAAGTTTTGgttggttgtttttgttgtacATAAAATCTATCACAACTATGTTCAttatgcctttttttaaaaaatacctttaaatcCAGAATCTGTTTCGGGAAAATGGAAgaatgcacacacctgcattgCTGTTAGCATGTCCCTACTGTATGTGTCCAGTTATACCCC
Encoded here:
- the LOC118215681 gene encoding endophilin-A3-like isoform X1, coding for MSVAGLKKQFHKASQLFSEKISGAEGTKLDEDFLEMERKIDVTNKSVFELLSKTTEYLQPNPAYRARLGMLSTVCKIRGQVKTTGYPQPEGLLGDCMQRYGRELGPESAFGGALADIGEAMKQMADVKDSLDINVKHNFIDPLQTLQEKDLKEIGHHLKKLEGRRLDCDYKKRRQGRVPEEEIRQAVEKFEESKELAERSMFNFLESDVEQVSQLAALMDAALEFHRQSLEILEDLNSKLHNRITAASTRPKREFRPKSIMNSFESDTTQPNGITHTPSVKSTDHAQIIQSSANGKGLEAQMDQPCCRSLYDFEPENEGELGFKEGDIIILTSRMDDNWYEGMINGESGFFPVSYVEVIVPLPQ
- the LOC118215681 gene encoding endophilin-A3-like isoform X2, translating into MSVAGLKKQFHKASQLFSEKISGAEGTKLDEDFLEMERKIDVTNKSVFELLSKTTEYLQPNPAYRARLGMLSTVCKIRGQVKTTGYPQPEGLLGDCMQRYGRELGPESAFGGALADIGEAMKQMADVKDSLDINVKHNFIDPLQTLQEKDLKEIGHHLKKLEGRRLDCDYKKRRQGRVPEEEIRQAVEKFEESKELAERSMFNFLESDVEQVSQLAALMDAALEFHRQSLEILEDLNSKLHNRITAASTRPKREFRPKSIMNSFESDTTQPNGITHTPSVKSTGLEAQMDQPCCRSLYDFEPENEGELGFKEGDIIILTSRMDDNWYEGMINGESGFFPVSYVEVIVPLPQ